TGGCAGAATGGTGGGGAAGTCAAGATGAAGTCAAACTGATGAGACCGGTAGACGGGCAGGTGCTCCGGCGGAAAGTGAGCAAATGAAAGAGCTTATTCAAGCTCTCGTTGAATCTCAAGACTATGTCGAGATCTTTGGCTTCTACTCTCGTCAGTGTCCCATTCCAATTCTTTACTATGTGGCTTACAAACTTATACACTAGATTTCGGGCAATCGTATGCCTCCGATTCCCTTTCAGCTGGGTCGTCCTACTTCGCTGGCGAGATTAACTGTGTTCAGACAGCAGCAAAGATTGCTAGGAACCTAGGTGCCAAAGGGAAATGGACGTTGTCAGTCGGTGCTACACCAACAGCCCATGCAGCTGTCCAAGAAGCTGTCAAAGAGCACGGTCCTCTTGAAGGAGAGCTTGAACTGTAAACTCAGTCTTTGTTTCTGTGTGTGGACTGCGCTGACCCCTTGTCTCTGATTAGACATGCAGGCTGCTACTGTATGTGTGACCTTCAGCAATGTGCCACTTCCCTCGTCTCTTACTCAGACGTGGCGATTTCTGTTCTGGGTCGAGTCGTCTCCGTTTATCCCTTGAGAAAGGAAGCGATGTGCGATGTTGGTGCACTTTCAGTATCCAAAGATACCGGCAGGTTCACTGGGTTCGGTCGAGTTGTGAAACCTGACTACGCTACGGGCTGGGACCTTGGAAGGATCAGTCAAGAGCATGGGACACTTGTACACCGTCAGGGGGAGGATATCAAAGAAGGAAACGAGCTCAAGATTGGGAACTCTGTGCAAATCATCCCTCAACATGCGTGCTTAGTCTGTGCTTGCTTCCCTTGGTTGTAcgtggtggatgatggggGTAATGAAGTCGTGGATGTTTGGGTTCCTTGGAAGGGATGGTAGCTGAAGTACGGTAAAAAGACAAGTATTGCATCAGATGGAGCATGCACTATAACAAAAACACTATGAAACATGACCATGTACAAGTACAAAGCTACAAAAATCAACAATTGGCGGTGTCCCAACGACAGCCTTTTTTGTGTTACCCCCGAAACTGTCTACAACTACCATGCAACATGCACTGCACACTTTCTCTCAAACTCGACTGGTTTCAAAATCCCAAAATACAATAAAATGAACAGGTTTCCTCccctcctttccatcttATCTCTTGTGCCCGATTAACATCCTTAACATAGCCGCATTCTCCCGTGCGGTAGACTCGCCCAATTCCAGCTGCCCAGCGACGTATTCTATCAGCGCATCAACTTCTCCATCGGTAGATTCATGCCTGCCGGGTGTCTGGAGTATCTTATCAAGCCATGCAATGATGGTGGCTTGTCGATCTATTatgggaagatgagcgGTGGAGTAAGTTGTAGGATGTTGACGACGCTGGGAAGTAGATTCTGGGGTTGCAGAGGTCCAGTTGTATGCCCGGCACACCAACTGCAGGAGGAGTGAGCATTTCACCATCATTAAAAAACAATGACGCACAGTGGTAAGGAAGACAGCCCAAGGTGTGTACAGACCCCAGTCGGCAAAGAGAGCCTGACGAAGATACCTTGCACACTGCCATACACAAGTCCATGCATCTTCTGTTTTTGCCCAAAGTTTCAATCTGCGCTTGGCATCGGAATACTGCCTTGGGCCAACTACGACAGTATTCAGCATTGTCATGACGCAAGGAATTGACTCACTTGTTGATCCGCAAAACGTAGTGGCGCCGGCAGCAACACAGAGCATCGGGCTTAGAGGTAAATTTAATAGTGGTTCAAGCCTCAAAGAAGGCGAATACTTACATATCACTCAAGATAGAGATGTTGCAGATGGCAAAGGTATCTCTCAAATCCCTGGACTCTATCGCATCCCCCATCCGGATGACTTCAGCTTCATAGGTCGCGCGCATGTTAATGACAGCTTTTTGATGAAAGAGTAAGATAATCTTGTCGAACTATAGTAGACGGACCTACCTTTGAAGACGATAGATCTCCAATGTTTCGTCCCCTCTCTGAACCTGATACCCATGCCGCCCCTCGTCCTACAATCCCATGCAATTGCAATCAAGCCTATCAGCACCATCTGAACTGTCAGACTGTTTTCCAGATCGACTTTGAAAGACAATTTCTCCAGCGCCAAGGCCGCGAGGATAGCGGATGAGTAACCATCTGAAACTGTAGAGACCTGGAACTCGGGATGCAATCCCGGGAGATAACCGGAACGAGCATTGGACTTTCGAGGTGTAGGCGGTGTGCTTGGGGGTGGGCCTCGCATGCGAAACCATTCCTGAGCGGTAGGTGCCTCCCATTGACGACGTGTACATGGCAAGgtgagatgatgagcgaAAATGGATAGTTGACGAGAGCAATGTTGGTTCCAAAAGGCGGAAAGTTGGGTATCAATGAGGAGAACGCAGTATGCAGCGCGTCGTCGTTCTGAATATCAGTATTTTGCTTAAGAGTTTCGgattcaccttcttcttttgcccaAGCAGCCCAAGCTTCCTCCTGATGAATCTCATTCTCAGGCTTTCCCACTACGCCGATGCCCTTTTTTCTGGAGTGGGCTACCATTACCGGCCACATACACTGCGCCACAAACTGACTCTCTGCTGTGGAGTACCAGGTGTCATGCACATGACAAAGACAGAAAGTCTGAAGTGTAGAGATGGGCATATCCAGTCCGCATTCTTGTACAAGAACTCCTCGAATCTTTTGGACGAGATGACTGAAATCTCGACGAGGAGTCATGTGCACGGAGCCGATGATAGCCATCATAAGAACGAGCTCAGTGGGAGCCGTGTCCAGATCGAAGGTGCCCCGGTGGATAAAAGGGAATGTAGGGGCCGTACGAGTCCAGTATGTCTGTAAAGCTTCGATAACCCAAGATAATGGGACGTCAAACTCCTTGGAACTATGTCAGCTGAGCCGCACAGAAGAAGCTGCAACTTACGGGGAATGAACTCTGTAATCGAGCAACGAGCATGGCACTTGCTACATTGTCTTGTCCTCTCTCCGCAGATTCTTGCTGCTGCACACGAGGAAGCATAGGCATATCCCATGGCATATCCACCATTGGCTCGTTGAATGGCGGGGCCAGTGTTTCATGTAGTAGCGCCTCCCATTGCTCTGGAGCCCATAAAGAGAATCCCCAATCTCCCATAATATCTCCAACAGAAAAGTCACTGACAGGCGGATTGGAGCTATTTGGTATTTGAAGGCTACCATCATAAGGAGCATTCATTGGTACAGCAGTGCTACTGGAGGTTATCGGGAATATGGCTGTCTGCGACGACGACGGGCCAGGCTGTTGCCCAGTCGTTGTGTTTATTGGAGGAGGTAGAGATGCACGCTGAACGGCGGATTCCTCTTGGGAACCGCTTTCGCTCCTCGACCGTTTAAAAGGATTTGATCCGGTAGGATCTTCGCCGCAGATGTTTCGTTTCTCATGTCGCTGAAGGAGATCGTATCGTTTGAATTCTCTGCGGCAAGTCGGGCAATTATATGAAGTTTGTGAATCTTTAGGACAACTCAGCCAACAAAATTCAGATATCGTACCGAATTACACATACGGTTAGCGGCGTGACGAAGTAAATGGTCCTGAAAAGTTTGCGGACAACAGTAGTAGAATCAGtaacaaaaaaaaacacaaTGATGTGATGACTACAATTGCTTACCTTCCTTGTGAATGTTTTTTGGCACCCCGGGTGGGCACACTTGAACCCGAACATATCTGGCTCCATGTCCTACGTTCGTCGAGGAGCCCAAGGAAGTGAGAAGCGGGATTGCGGGCGTCGGAGAGGATATATAGAGGATACGGTTGTAGAAGGCCCAACTACCTCCTCCAGGCGGCGCTCAGCGACAATCTCAGCGAAAAAAGAAGCTTGAgaatttgcttccgctcgCCCCACTGATGGAAGTCAAgacctctcttcttttccttgctttgGACACGCTTTGATTTTTCTTTATGCTATGCCTCTGCGAGTATTACGGGATTGTTCTTCCCCTCcgattgaagaggaagcatCCAAACGGAAGTTGATAGGGCCACCAACTGATGAAAAAAGGCTCTGTCGCGTTGCGCGCCTCCTGGTTGACTAATTTTCCATCAACGCGTCTGTATTATGCACGCGACTTGATGATTCCTGATTTCCCCCCCTGCCGGCCGGCAGATAATTACTGTGGTGACTTTCAGGTGACGAACCATGGTCAGTCATAGACGGTTCATGGCCAAAAAATACATCGAAAAGTTGGCCTTTTATCATTTTTTCTTGCAACTTCCTTTCTATGCTCTGCCTAAACTACTGTCTTCAGCGTGTTTCGCAGCTGGCGGTCGAACGCTGATTTTATTTCAAGGTTTTTGAACTTCCGACCAATCATTTTGTCGTACCTACCCCTGGATGCTGTCTTGTACTGAGTACTGAATATCATGAGTGAAAACGGAATAATGCATGGTGTATTCAATAGATTATGTTGCACAGCAAGTATAAAATTAAAGCACCGTAAGAGATAAGAAGAGTTACCAGTTGTGCCTCATGCCTCATGTGCCTCATTCAACCGCTATAGCCGGATGGACCTGGTTTCTGATTTCTGATTCCTCAGGGAAGTTCCCGGCACCTGAACAACAAAAGGACCTGATCCCTGAACTAAACGCGTACGCGAGGGACAGTTGACGTCGTCGGATCGCCATCCACAAGATCCACGCATCCAGCGAGCATCCCAATAACTAATCCCTCCCATCAGTCGTTCATCTGTCGTCATCATTTGCTTTGGCAGAACTAATTTTGAGAATCTCGGATTTGGGAGACGAAAGGTAAAGACTAAAGACTGAAGACTGGAGACTGCGGGAAGATGAACACGTAAATATAGCGCAGTGCCTACAAGATCATGCTAGATAAGCACGTAGACTGACTTCGAGGCTCCTGCCTTACTTTATCATTCCATCTTCTACTTCCCAGCAATCAAACAAGGCAGGAAATACCATGACAACAAGTTACAAAGAAAAGGCATTGGGTCCATTGATGGGATACATATATAGTAGTGTGAACATATAATATGGACTTCTGGTTTGAACTTTGGCTGATTGACTTTGATGACAAAAGCTGGTATAATTTACCGCATACAACAAGAAATCTGCACATTTCACTTTGCTCGACCTTTAATTATCATTTGCAATACACTTTCTGTATTGTACTCACCATATCCCAACGGGGAAAAAGACAGCAtccactcttcatccctgGCTTTGAGTAATTTCAAGCATACTCATCAACGTGCTTACTCGCCGCTCTCCCCCCTGGTCCAATGCCCAACCCTACCAGCTCCCTACTCCTAAACTCATGCGAAGTATACACCTTGCCCGCCCAAACGTTAGCCCCTTGCATTTCAGGGGAGGTGTATGTGGCGGAGGGTTGGATGCCAAAGGGCGGGGAGATGGCTGTTGAGAGAATAGAGGTGAAGTGAGGAGCTAAGAAGGTGAGGATAGTGGACggaggaaggatgtgagtgatagatgaggatgagagtgGGGGGGAAAAAGAGGGGACAATGGAGGTGTCAAGGGCGAgggaggacgaagaggaagagatggcaTGGGAGAGACGGGCGAGGGCACGGGCGGTAGGATCAGGGTCAGAGAGAGCGTCAGCGGTAggtgatggatgggaagTAGTAAAGACAATTCGAAGCGGGTCGGATGATTCAAGTCGGGGTAGGTAAGGCTCAGCGAGTTTCCTGGCGATAGAGAAGGTCAGTTTCCCGTTGATAATTTCTGTCGAGCATAGCAAAAGAGCGTTGACCACGAGTCTCGCATGCTCTTCTCCTATCTTAAGACTTCTTATTGCGccatttcctcttctatTCCCGTTCTTGGAGAGTGCGATAGCGATGACGCTTAATCTCGGGATGGTCCTTGCCAAGTATTCTTGCGCAATAATGCTGTCTACGATTTCGAGCTCCGCCGAGTCAAGCAGGTCGAGCACCATATCCAgcccttccccatcctcacccTGAGCAAACTTTTCACCCATTTCCAACAATCTCGCCAAATtactcttttcctccccctTTTCGACTCTCATCAAGTCATCCTCCCTGACACTGGCACCTAGGTCAATGAGGCAAGCAAGAGCAGCCTTGCCTAATGATAGGCGCTGCCATGCCGCAGCATGCCTTGCAGAGGTGTCAGGCCCTAAGAGGGGGACAAAGGGGTGGTCGGTCGCTAATAGAGGCTCCACCGACGGATGAAAAGCCCATTTGTAGTTATTCTTAATTTTTGACGAGAACGTTGATGTCGGTATACGGAAGAGGTATTCTAAAGCATTAGGACGCTCGAGTAAAGAGGGAATTATGCTGTCGTCCAAATCTGATAATAGATCAAGACATTCAAGTGTTCTTGATATAACTTCTGGTCGGGTATAGGCGTTCAACAGGTCGATCAGACAGTCTGGTGAATCGCCTGCCCAGCGCCAGAGCCAAGATggatcttctttttccaaagCCAGCTCTGATGGCCTCTGCTCTTTTACTGCATTCTCCTGTTCTGGGTCATCTCCCGGTGACTCGTCTGTATTGCCGTAGACTGAGATGGAGAGCTTCTCTACAGGGGCACGtaacatcatcatccggCTGGTGGTCTGCAAACATGAGTGTATCAACTGCTCGCTCTTTCGTGGCGATTACGAGACATCACCTACGCCTTGGGGCATATCAATAGGGTAATCTACCGGGTGCAATGCTGCGTTGTATGTGATGTTGGTAGAGAGAAGGGCGTTGACAGGGTTGGATGGGGAAACGTTGAAGAGCAACTGTCCCGTCCAGTTTGAAGGGTATGTTACGCTGACAACTCAAATAAGCATTCCTTTGATCGACCCGAACCTTGCAGATGCAGTACAGATAAATATACCTACCCAGAGCCATCAGGACATCTCACGCCCTCTGGTGTGATTCTAACTGAGGATACACGGACTGGGCCGGAGAAGCGGATGACAAGcaaggacgaagaggtGTTTGTGGGGTAGAGAGATGGGGAGGATGAGTGGTAGAGGAGTTCGAGAGCCATCGCACGgcagagagagagaggaaatATGATATGGAGGAGCGAAGGTATGGAGTGAGGGGTGATTTTGATTATGAAACACTAATTATCGTACTTCGTTGCTCCGCCTCCAGCAGCGAAAAGAGCATCCGCGAACAAGTCAAACCGGCGGCCATCTCCCTTTTCTACCAAACACTAGAAATaaacaaaaaaataaataaaataTTCCCAGTCGTTGTATAGCCTGAGCTCCAAATACTAAGGCTGATAGGCGGCAAGAAACAGCATGCATCAAAACCGTCATGAGGTAGGTATACACAGCCTATTCATCTATGCTTCCGATAACAGTTACAGACTCGACCAGTATGATTCTATGATAATTTCTGCCTCTCCAACTGTTTCTCCAATGCGGACCCAGGGTGTTCCTCCATATCGCCTTCGCTGTTCGCTCTTTCGTGGAAGGCGGGACCAACGCCGGCACCGGGATGTTGAGGTGCAGGAGGAGCCGGGGGAAGCTCATGACTACAAAAAGATCGAATTAATAATGAAACAAAATGTTGCGGGTGGGGAAAAAGAAGTAGGGATAGGACGACGTACGAGTCTTTCCTGGCGGGAGGCATAGATTGTTGCCTCACGAGGTATCGGAAACTCCTGACCTCTTCGAGGATCAAATCCCTCATCCCGCTGACggaatcttcttcttcaaaggAAAAGTCAAACGGGACTTCGCAAAGGGGTTCGTCGGCGGGATCGTGCCATACCGCAAGACTAATAATCATCGTGAGCTAAATGCAAGCAAGGGGTGTCGAAGGCGATAAAGACACACTACTGGTGTTCTAGGGCTTCTTCGCAGCCATATCTCTTGGCGGGGTCAAATGTTAACAGTTTGCTCAACAAATCCAACGCCAAGGGAGATGCGTTAGGATACAATGTCTCAAACTTGACGCGCGGCTTGATGGGCAGGCTCCTGATGTAATCCTGAGCTCTTGGCGAACCAACTCTCCGGAGAGTGTCTTCAGTGGGGGTAccgagaaggttgaggatcTTGTTCAGCTGATCGACGTAATCTTCACCCTTGAAAATGGGTTTACCGCCAAGAAGTTCGGCGAGGATACATCCAACAGACCACATATCGATGCTTGAAGTGTAATTCGCAAATGAAAGCATAATTTCGGGGGCTCGATACCATCTTGTGGCGACATCTACAAGCAATGAGCTTTCCATCCTGGGCTGTTTTATACCATTTTATATCACTGCTTGCTACGCCCAGCCTACTTACATTCAGTCATGAACCCGGCTTGACCTTGATCCGTCTGCACCGCTCCAGGCTGGAAACCACGAGCTAAACCGAAATCACAAATCTTGAGCTCGCAATCGGCATTCACGAGAAGGTTTCCAGGTTTCAGATCTCGGTGGAGGACGTTGGCAGAGTGAATGTACTAATCGATCAGAGTCAGTTATGACAAAATTTTCTTGTTACACCAATGTTATGAGCGCACCTTGAGACCACAGAGAGTTTGATATAAGAATGATTGGAAGTGCGCATCGGAAAGAGGTTGTCCAGATCGAATCTATGCCTGAGATCAGCGTACATATTATATTCAGTAACTAAGTGCTTACAATGGCATGTAAATCAGCCTCCATGAGCTCTTCGTACAAGTAGACTTCACGGAATTGTCCTGATCCAGGAGGGTCAAAGACAATGTCCATGTCGTACAAGCTGTTATGAATCAGGATTGCGTGCCGGACAGTGCATATCGCACTCCGAGATTGTAGACATACCAGGTGATCTGTGCGTAACGTCAGCAATTGTTCTAATGTCCGCTTCCATAACAGCTCTCTAATAGTCATCTAAAGAGAATCTAAATAATCATGCCAACTCACATTTTTATGCCCTCTGAAGTGATGTAACAACCTCAACTCTCTCAGACACCGCTTTGTCAAGATCTTCTTTTGAAACACATTCGTTACCTTTTTCACCGCGCATGTTTCTCCCGTACTAGAGTTCCTCGCAGAAGACACGCAACCGTACGCCCCTTGCCCGAGTTCCTTGACAAACTGCCATGGCTGCTGAAGGATGCTACAAAGAAGGTCGGATCAGGATGTGAAGTGGGAATCGAGAAGTGGAGGCAGTGACGTACTAGACGTTGTTGGGTGTCTGGAAAAGGTGCCGAGGAGTGTTGTCCATGGTGAATTTATGTAGGATAGTTGATAGGACGAGCCGTACGGGTGAGcaagacaagaaggaaaagtgAAAAGTGAAGAAACGGGATCTGGGGTCGTCCGTCGAGGAGAAACACGAACTTTCACAGCCATGCGCAGGTGGAGGCAGTCAATTATGTAAACAATGGCACGCCTAGTTCCAGGCATGCCTTACTGTGTTATTTTGtgctctccttttcaactAAACAGGCGCGCAGCTTACTCACCACCGGCCGTCCCCGTCCACCAAAATATTTCGGCCATTTCGCATCAACATCTGCGTCTTCAACATACTTCTCTTCACACTCCCGGCATGCCTCCTAAAGCCCCTGTCAAGCGCACGGCggcttcatcctccactACTGCTCCTCGAAAAGCTCCTCGCGCTGGCCCATCTACGACAACAGCAACCGCAAAGCGGCCCGCCACAACTTCCTCAACAGTAGCTAAGGGCAAAGCGCCAGCTCGACCGTCGGCATCTACACAGGTCGATGTTAAGCCCAAAATTGAAGATACtaggggagaggaggaatgggCAGATTTAATGAAGCAGCAGTATGGCGATAAGAAGGGCGCTGATTGGTATTCCAAGGGTGTGAAGACTGTCGAAGCAAGTATTCTCCCTGAATGATATAGACTTGAACTGATACTGTTGCAGGATAAATGGCAACTTCTCCCAGCTTTTCTCAAAGTAAAAGGCCTTGTCAAGCAGCATCTTGACTCCTTTAACTATTTTGTCAATGTCGACATCAAAGCTATTCTTGCGGCCAACTCTCTTGTCATTTCAGATATCAACCCCAAGTACTACATCCGATATACCGACATCCGTGTAGGGCGTCCAGCACGACATGATGCTAATCAAGTGGCCTCTGCTCTTTCGCCGATGGAGTGTCGATTGACAGATTCCACATATAGCGCGCCGATCTATGTGGATGTGGAATAcatgggagaagaaaagaggagcaaGCAGAGGGGTGTGCAGATTGGCATGTTGCCAGTAATGTTGAGGAGCGATTTGTGTAACCTCaaagggaagaatgagGCGGAGCTAGCGAGGATGGGAGAGTGCCCGATGGATCCGGGAGGATATTTCGTTGTTAAGGGAACGGAAAAGGTCATATTGGTGCAAGAGCAGTTGAGCAAGAATCGTATCTTGGTAATGAAGGataagaaggatgaggtgaTGGCTGAAGTTACATCGTGAGTCATTCATTCTTCGTATCTCTATCGCCATGGTCAGAAGCTTCAACCAGACTGGGATTTTGGTCGGATTGGTCGAGCCAGTTCAGTCTTTTTGAATTGCGGCCAGTCCCCTGATCAAAACGAATTTGTTCGCGCCGAACCAGTTGGAGGCTTGGTTTTTAAAACCACGCTAATTCGCTTTGGGACACAATGGCTCGTTGTAATGCTGATCATGCACAGTTCAACGCACGACCGAGTTGTCAAAACCTATGTCGTCAGTAAAGCCAACCGTCTCTATCTCCGGCACAACTCTTTCAAGGAATTCATCCCTATCGTTATCGCCCTCAAGGCTATGGGTCTCACTGCAGACAAGGAAATCCTCCAACTCATATGCGGTTCCGACGAACGATACCAGGAGGCCTTTGGTGTTTCCCTCGAAGAAGCtgccaaggagaagacctTTACGCGCCGTCAAGCGCTCGAATGGATTGGCGCCAGAGTATCTCCCAACCAGGCTAAGGATGACAGCGGGTCCAACCAGAAGCTTACCCCAAGCGATATTGCCCAGCAGGCTCTTGCTGCAATGGTTCTTGGTCATGTTCCTGTGCGAAACATGAACTTCCGACCCAAGTGCATCTATCTTGCCACCATGGCGCGAAGGGTTCTCATGGCCATGATTGACGATCATATGGTTGATGATCGAGATTACGTTGGTAACAAGCGTCTAGAACTTGCCGGTCAGCTTTTGTCTTTGCTCTTTGAAGATTCTTTCAAGACTTTTAACAGCGAGCTCAAAAAGCGAATGGACAAAATTCTGGAAAAGCCCAACCGTGCCGGTCCTTTCGATGCCGGGACTCTGATTCGTCAAGGTGGTGATCCCATCACTCAGGCGTTTGTCcgttccatctccaccgGCAACTGGTCGCTTAAGCGATTCCACGTCGAGCGGGCAGGTGTTACCCATGTCTTGTCTCGTTTATCCTTCATTGCCGCATTGGGTATGATGACTCGTATCTCTTCTCAATTCGAAAAGACGCGTAAGGTCTCTGGTCCTCGTGCTCTTCAACCGAGTCAGTGGGGTATGCTCTGTCCTTCCGATACGCCTGAAGGTGAAGCATGTGGTCTTGTGAAGAACTTGGCTCTTATGACCCACATTACTACGGACGTACCTGAAACGCCCTTGGTCAAGATGGCGTTCATGCTTGGTGTTGAGGATATTTCCCTTGTTACCGGTAATGAACTCTACCGGCCCGGAGTGCATATGGTGCAGGTGAATGGTACGCTCATCGGTGTGACCAACATGGCGAAACGATTTGTGAGACAGTTTAGAAAGTTGAGGCGAGCTGGAAGGATGTCTGAGTTTGTGTCAATCTTTATTAACCATCACCACAAGATCATCTACATTGCAAGTGATGGTGGACGAATTTGTCGACCGATGATTATTGttgaaaagggaagatcACGAGTGACAACGGAGCATGTGAGGCTTTTGAAAGAGGGCAAAGTCACTTTCGATCATTTCCTCCGAGCAGGCTTGGTGGAATACCTAGATGTCAACGAGGAGAATGACTCTTTCATCGCGTGTTACGAAAATGAGatcgaagaaggaacaacGCATCTCGAAATCGAACCATTTACTATTCTCGGTGCTGTCGCCGGTTTGATTCCTTACCCTCACCATAACCAATCTCCTCGAAACACCTATCAATGTGCGATGGGTAAACAAGCTATTGGCGCCATCGCATACAATCAGCTTAACCGAATTGATACCTTGCTGTATCTCATGACATACCCTCAACAGCCCATGGTCAAGACCAAAACGATCGAGCTGATCGGCTACAACAAACTTCCCGCCGGGCAGAATGCTACAGTCGCTGTCATGTCTTACTCTGGATACGATATCGAAGATGCTTTGATTCTCAATCGTGCCAGTGTAGACCGAGGTTTTGGTCGATGTCATGTTCTCAAGAAGGTGACAACGCCAATGCGAACGTTCCATAACGGTTCACATGAACGTACTGCTTATCCtgatcctcctcctcgaccCGACGCATATACTTTTGTTGATAAGGCCGATGGCATGACCGCTCCCGGTGCTACTATCAACCAATACGACGTGATGATCCATCGAGAAACCC
This Cryptococcus neoformans var. neoformans JEC21 chromosome 9 sequence DNA region includes the following protein-coding sequences:
- a CDS encoding DNA-directed RNA polymerase, putative, with the protein product MPPKAPVKRTAASSSTTAPRKAPRAGPSTTTATAKRPATTSSTVAKGKAPARPSASTQVDVKPKIEDTRGEEEWADLMKQQYGDKKGADWYSKGVKTVEDKWQLLPAFLKVKGLVKQHLDSFNYFVNVDIKAILAANSLVISDINPKYYIRYTDIRVGRPARHDANQVASALSPMECRLTDSTYSAPIYVDVEYMGEEKRSKQRGVQIGMLPVMLRSDLCNLKGKNEAELARMGECPMDPGGYFVVKGTEKVILVQEQLSKNRILVMKDKKDEVMAEVTSSTHDRVVKTYVVSKANRLYLRHNSFKEFIPIVIALKAMGLTADKEILQLICGSDERYQEAFGVSLEEAAKEKTFTRRQALEWIGARVSPNQAKDDSGSNQKLTPSDIAQQALAAMVLGHVPVRNMNFRPKCIYLATMARRVLMAMIDDHMVDDRDYVGNKRLELAGQLLSLLFEDSFKTFNSELKKRMDKILEKPNRAGPFDAGTLIRQGGDPITQAFVRSISTGNWSLKRFHVERAGVTHVLSRLSFIAALGMMTRISSQFEKTRKVSGPRALQPSQWGMLCPSDTPEGEACGLVKNLALMTHITTDVPETPLVKMAFMLGVEDISLVTGNELYRPGVHMVQVNGTLIGVTNMAKRFVRQFRKLRRAGRMSEFVSIFINHHHKIIYIASDGGRICRPMIIVEKGRSRVTTEHVRLLKEGKVTFDHFLRAGLVEYLDVNEENDSFIACYENEIEEGTTHLEIEPFTILGAVAGLIPYPHHNQSPRNTYQCAMGKQAIGAIAYNQLNRIDTLLYLMTYPQQPMVKTKTIELIGYNKLPAGQNATVAVMSYSGYDIEDALILNRASVDRGFGRCHVLKKVTTPMRTFHNGSHERTAYPDPPPRPDAYTFVDKADGMTAPGATINQYDVMIHRETPVDTRGGGADTQLYKPMPVTHKTPEPILVDKVMLTEGEDGALIKILTRQTRRPELGDKFSSRHGQKGVCGLIVPQADMPFNDQGIVPDIIMNPHGFPSRMTVGKMIELLSGKAGVVAGKLQYGTAFGGSKVVDMSQILIDNGFSYGGKDMLTSGITGQPMEAYVYFGPIYYQKLKHMVMDKMHARPTGPRANLTRQPTEGRSKDGGLRLGEMERDCLIGYGATQLLLERLMISSDAFETQVCESCGMLGYNNWCPKCKSGKGVVGLTIPYAAKLLIQELMGMNIMPKLCLEDTV